TCTGGGTATCGGCTTGAGCGACTCGGCGGCAAAAGCCAGGTCCATCGTGTGGTCGGCCTTGTTGTCGAAGTCAATCGTGAACCGTCCAAAGACGGGATCCATCGTCTTGATTCGCCCAAAACCCCAGCTCCGGTGCATGCAGAAACCCGTGGTGGTCAGTTGCACCAGCGGTTCGATGTGGTGCCGCTCCAATTTCCCCGCCGCCGCCATTTTCTCGAATTCTTCTCTCATAAAGTATCTTAACGCTCGCGTCCCTTGAGCGGAATCGCTCTATTAAAGGCCGTGAGCGCCGGAAAACCAAGAGAAATTGCACTGCGCATCCTGCAACGGGGCGCGGACGGGGATTTCCTCGAGAACCGTCTGGCGGCGGCGCTGGCCCAAAGCCCGCTTTCCCCGCCTGACCGCCACCTGTGCCAGGAACTGGCCTATGGAATCACCCGCTGGCAGGCGACCTTGGACTGGCTGATCGCTCGCAAGACGGCGGGGCGCGCGCAGAAACCAAAGCTGCAATCTCTCCTGCGACTAGGTCTCTACCAGATCTTCTGGCTCGACCGCATCCCCAACCACGCCGCCGTGCACGAAACGGTTGAATTGGCTAAACACGAGGGCTTCCACACTCAAGCGGGATTCATCAATGCCTTGTTGCGCGGATACTTGCGCGAGTTCGATGCCACCGCCCGCCTGCTGGCCGAGCTGAAGACGCAACAGCCTCATCTGGGCTATTCCCACCCCGAATGGCTGGCGAGGCGCTGGCACGAGCGCTGGGGCGCTGACCGCGCGGCCCAGCTCATGGAATGGAATAATCAGCCCCCGAAAACGTTCGCTCGCGTCAATACCCTGAAAGCGGACCCTGGCAAGCTCCTGACCCAGTGGCGCGACGAAGGTGTGGAGTATGATTTCTTCCGCCGGGATTGGCTGGAGGAGAACCTGGTCTTCGAGCTCAAATCGCATCCGCCACTGAGCCGGCTGCCCAGCTTCCAGCAAGGTCAGTTCTATGTGCAGGACCCCAGCACCCTGCTGGCGGTGCGGGAACTGGACCCGCAGTCCGGCGAAAACGTGCTCGACCTCTGCGCCGCGCCCGGTGGGAAACTGACCGCCATTGCCCAGTTCATGCACAACGAGGGCCGCCTCGTCGCCCACGATACGGGTCCCGAACGGCTGGAGTTGATTCACCAGAACTGCGCCCGCCTGGGTGTGACCTGCGTTGAGACCCTTATCCCCTCAACCCTCAATGCCCAACCCCCAGCCGGCTTCGACCGCATCCTTGTTGACGCGCCGTGTTCCAACACCGGAGTTATGCGGCGCCGAATTGACCTGCGTTGGCGGATTCGCCCCGAGGAACTCGGGCGCCTGCGGGCGATCCAACTGGAGCTGCTGCGCCAGGCAGCGCCACTTCTGAAACCAGGCGGCACGCTGGTTTACAGCACGTGCAGCCTGGAACCGGAGGAAAACAGCGATGTGGCACGGGAGTTCCTCGCGACCCACATTGAATTCAAACTCGAAAGGATGCGCGAGCTTTTACCTTTTGTGGAAGGCGTTGACGGGACTTGCGTAGCCCGAATGGTCAGGACCTGAGAACGCCTCTCGTTAGCGGTTTGAAGCACAAAGCCACAACCGGCATAGCTGCCTCGCCATCGCGGCAATACAGGCCTCCTGCCCTTGGTCCGCGACCCGCCACTGGGCGGCCCCTCCTCAAGCCAGGAGCTAGCACCAGTGCGTATCGGCACCATTAGACATGCTAAAACAGAGAGTCCAGATTCGCACAAAAAATGGAGAGGCTTTGGCAAGGCATGTTGAGAGTTCTTGGTCAAATTCACCTTAATTGCTGCTGGATATGACGGAAAGTCGTCATACGCAACGGAAATCCGTCGGGAACGACGGAGAGTCGCTGCTTGCCCGGAAGTATGAGGCAGGCGCCGGTTGAGTTTGGCGGAGGCCTTTATGATGGAAATACAACGCACAATTAAATACGACGCGGACCGGATCAAGGGCTTCGGCAAGGAGATCATGCGAGTGCCGGGATGCGAGCAATTGGAAAGCTGCATCCAGTGCGGCACTTGCTCGGGGGTGTGCCCATTGAGCATCTACATGGACTACACGCCTCGCCAGGTCATGGCGCTCGCCCGGGGGGACTTCAAAAATGAAGTCCTCAAGAGTCACACCATTTGGCTGTGCGCGTCCTGTTATGCCTGCACCGTCGAATGCCCGCGCGAGATCCGCATCACGGATATCATGTATGAGCTTAAGCAGCGGGCCATCCAGGCGGGGATCTACCCCAAGCGCTTCCCGATCCCGGTGCTGGCACGCGAGTTTACCGAAATGGTGAAAAAGCACGGCCGGATCACGGAAATGCTGCTGGTGATGAAGCTGTTTCTGAAAACAAATCCGTTTGCCGCCATGGGCAATTGGCGGATGGGGATTGACTTGATGAAGACTGGGCGCCTGTCGCTGGCCACTGAGAAGATCAAGCAGCATGGTGACATTGCCCGCATGCTGGACGCGACTGACACCAAGAAAGGAGCCTGCTGATATGAAATACTCATATTTCCCCGGTTGTTCGCTCAAGGGCCTCGGTCGAGCTTACGAGGAATCCCTCCTGCCGGTCATGCAACACCTGGGCGTCGATTTGGAGGAACTGGATGACTGGAACTGCTGCGGTGCGACCGCCTACATGGCGGTGGATGAGGCCAAGGCTTGCGTGCTGGCGGCCCGCAACCTCGCGCTGGCGGAGAAACAGGGAGGTCGCCCGATCATGGCGCCCTGCGCCGCCTGCTACCTTGTGCTCAACAAGACCAAGCACTACTTCCACGATTACCCCGCTATGAAGGAAACCATGGACCGCGCGTTGGGTGCCGTGGGCCTGCATTACAGCGGCGATACACCGGTGCGCCATCCGCTGGACGTGCTCATCAACGACGTCGGCCTGGAAGCCATCAGGCAGAAAGTGCGCAGACCTCTAAAGGGATTGAAGATCGCCCCTTATTATGGCTGTCAGCTCGTCCGGCCATACGCAACTTTCGATGACCAGTACAATCCCACCACCATGGATCGCCTGCTCGAAGCGCTCGGGGCCACCATTGTGGGTTATCCCCTCAAGACCAAGTGCTGCGGCGGCAGCCTGACTGGCACAGTGCCCGAGGCGGGTATTCGGATGGTCTATATTCTCCTTAACGAAGCCAAGAAGCGCGGCGCAGATTGCCTGGCCACAGTCTGCCCGCTGTGCCAATTCAACCTGGACGGCTACCACGCGCCGGTAACCAGTCAGTATGGCCCCGTATTAGTGCCAACGGTCTATTTCACACAACTGATGGGGCTGGCTTTTGGGCTGCCCGAAGACGAACTGGGATTGAAGCGGGCGGCAATACCCTTCAAGTGGCGCCCTTCCGCCGCGGAAGCCTCCAAGCCCGTGGCCGCTTAATCGCAACTCAATGGATTTGACATGAACACTATCGTTAACCGCGGGGAAGTTCGCGTCGGTTTCTACGTCTGTCACTGCGGCCATAACATTGCCGCCATGGTGGATTGCCCGGAGGTCGCCAAATACGTCGAGACGCTGCCCGGCGTGGTCCTTTCCCGGGATTACAAGTATATGTGCTCGGACCCGGGCCAGGAATTGATCCAGCGGGATATCCGTGAGTTCAAGCTAAACCGGGTGGTGGTGGCCTCCTGCTCTCCGCTGCTTCACGAACATACGTTCAGAAGCGCGACTGAAGCCGGTGGGCTCAACCCGTTCTTCTTCCACATGGTCAATATCCGCGAACACAACTCGTGGGTGCACACCAACCGCGGGGAAGCCACCGAGAAAGCCAAAGCCCTGGCCCGCGCCGCCATCGAGCGCGTCGTGCATCACCGGGCGCTGGAAGTGAAGAAAGTGCCCATCCACCCGGACGTGCTGGTGGTGGGCGGCGGCATCGCCGGCATCCACGCCGCCATGACCCTCGCCAACGCCGGCAAGAAAGTTTACCTGGTTGAACGGGAGCCCTCGATTGGCGGACACATGGCGAAGTTCGACAAGACCTTCCCTACGCTGGATTGCGCAGCATGCATCCTGACCCCCAAGATGTCCGAGGTCGGCTCGCACGAGAACATCACTCTTTGGAGCTACTCCGAGGTCACCAAGGTGGACGGTTACGTGGGCAACTACACCGTCACCGTCAAGCGCAAGCCGCGCTACATTGACGAAGACCTCTGCACCGGGTGCCAGGAGTGCATTTCCAACTGCGTCTACAAGGAACCGAAGTTCCTGGATGAATTCAACGAGGGGCTTGGCAAGCGCAAGCCCGTCTATATCCCCTTCCCGCAGGCCACACCCCAGGTGGTGCTGATTGATCCAGAAGTCTGCCTCAACTTCAAGCGCGGCGTCCTCACCGACAAGTGCAAGAAAACCTGCGTGGAAGCCTGCGGCGAGAAGAAGGCTATTGATTTCTCGCAGAAGGAAGAGATCAAAGAGATCAAGGTGGGCACCATCATCGTGGCGACCGGGTTTCAGACCTTCGACGCGAAGCGCATACCCCAGTACGGCTACGGCACCTACCCGAACGTCTATACCTCGCTGGAGGTGGAGCGCTTGGTAAATGCCTCCGGCCCGACGGGCGGCGAGGTGATCCTGCGCGACGGCAGGCAACCGAAAGCCATCGGTATTATCCACTGCGTTGGCTCGCGCGATAAGAAGACCAATCGCTGGTGCTCGCGCGTCTGCTGCATGTACTCTCTGAAACTGGCGCACCTGCTCAAAGAGCACACCGAGGCCGAAATCTTCAACTTCTACATAGACATGCGCACGCCAGGCAAAGGTTACGAGGAGTTCTACGACAAGCTCCTCGAAGAGGGTGTGCATTTCATCCGCGGCCGCGTGGGCGAAGTCACCGATTGGGCCATGACCCCGGAGGAGGAAGGCAAGCTGGTGCTCCGCGTCGAGGACACGCTGGCGGGTTTTGTCCGGCGAATCCCCGTGGACATGGTGGTGCTTTCTACCGGGTTGGAGCCGCAGACTGACGCCCAGGCAGTGCGGCGCATGTTCAACATGAGCTGCGGGAGCGAAGGGTTCTTCCTGGAGCGGCACCCGAAGCTGGCTCCAGTGAATACCTTTACCGATGGCATCTATCTGGCGGGGGCTTGTCAGGGACCTCGCGACATCCCGGACACGGTTGCCCAGGCGGGCGCCGCCGCGGCCGAGGCCATGGTGCTCATTGACAAGGGTTACATCGAGCAGGAACCAAACACGGCTTACGTGCTGGAGGATGAGTGCTCCGGCTGCAAATCCTGCATCCCGCTTTGCCCGTACACCGCCATCACGTTTGACGCGGCGAAGGCAAAAGCGGTCATCAATGAAGCGCTCTGCAAAGGCTGCGGCACGTGCGTGGCCTCCTGCCCGTCCGGCTCGATCGCGCAGCGCCTGTTCGAAGACGAAGAGGTCTTCAGTGAAATCAAAGGAGTCCTGGCTTATGACTAAAGAATGGAAACCCCGCATCGTTGCGTTCTTCTGCAACTGGTGCACCTACACCGCCGCGGACCTCGCCGGTGTTTCGCGGCTCAAGTACGCCGCCAACATCCGCGTTATCCGGCTGATGTGCTCCGGCCGCGTAGACCCGCAGTTCATCCTGGATGCGCTGGCTCGAGGGGCCGACGGCGTGCTGATCGGCGGCTGCCACCCGGGCGACTGCCACTATGTCGAGGGCAACTATAAAATGCTCCGCCGGTTTCAAATGTTGAAACGCATGCTCGCCGAACTCGGCATCGAGAACGAGCGGGTGCGGTTGGAGTGGATCTCCGCCGCGGAAGGCGAGAAGGTCAAGCGCGTGGTCAACGAGATGGTCGGGCACATCCAAAAACTCGGGCCCCTCGACATCCCGCAGAAGTTCGAGGAGTGGGACAAGGAAATGGAACATTTCGCTGCGCATGTGGCGGGGAAGGAGGCTGCATCGGGCTGCGGTTGCGAAAAGCGCGGCGAGTCTGCCAGCCAGGCCAACAAGATGGAGGCGGCTCATGCCTAAACCCAAAGTAGCGTTCTATTGGTGCGCCTCGTGCGGAGGCTGCGAAGAAACCGTCGTTGACCTGGCTGAGGACATACTCGGGGTCGTCGAGAAGGTGGACATCGTCCTCTGGCCGGTGGCGATGGACTTCAAGTACAAGGACATCGAGGCCATGCCGGACAAGTCCATTACCGCGACTCTCCTCAATGGCGCCATCCGCTCCACCGAACAGGAGGAGATGTCCCTCTTGCTGCGCCGCAAGAGCCAGTTCCTGATTGCCTACGGCTCCTGCGCCGTCAGCGGGGGCATTCCCGGCCTGGCCAACCAGTTCTCACGTGAGCAGATGCTCAAGTTCAATTACGAGGATGCGCCGACCCTGGCCAGCGGCGGCGACAAAACCCGCCCGCAATTGAGTTTCACCGAAGCTGGCCGCGAAGTCACGTTGCCCGCCCTTCATCATGTGGTCCGCTCGCTGGACCAGGTGGTGGAGGTGGATTACTACGTCCCGGGCTGCCCGCCGACGCCCAATATCACCAGGACCGCGATCACGGCGCTGCTCGAAGGCAAGCTGCCGCCCAAAGGTTCCGTCATTGCGCCCGATATCGCCTTGTGCGACGAGTGTCCGCGCAAGAAAAGCAAACCCGAAAACATCAGTTTCACCGAGTTCAAGCGCCCGCACCAGTTGCTGGCCGACCCGGACCTGTGCTTTCTGGCGCAAGGTGTGGTCTGCATGGGGCCGGCGACCCGGAGTGGCTGTGGTTCGCAATGCACCATCGGCAACATGCCGTGCACCGGCTGCTTCGGCCCCACCTCGCGCGTCCGGGACCAGGGCCTCAAGATCATGTCCTCCCTCTGCGCCAATGTCGCGCCGAGGGAGGAAGCTGAAATCAACCAGGTGCTGGAAGGCATCCCGGACCCGCTGGGCACCTTCTACCGCTACGGCTTCGCCAAGAGCATGCTGCGCCGCAAAGTGACTTTGCCGGCCAACGGAAAGTGATATGAATCCAGCTACCCAACAAGCGTTCAATCAAGGCAACCTCCGCGCCAACGCCGCCTACCAGTCGGCCCGCCGCAACGTCACCATCAACCCCATCACCCGGCTCGAAGGCCACGGCAAGATCGACATCTTCCTCGATGACAAGGGGGATGTGGAGCGCGCCTACCTCCAGGTGCCCGAGTTGCGCGGTTTCGAGGTGTTCAGCATCGGGCGGCCGGCGGAAGACATGCCGCAGATCACCAGCCGCATTTGCGGCGTTTGCCCCACCGCCCATCACATGGCCGCGGCCAAGACTCTCGACAACCTCTACCAGGTCGAGCCCACTTCGGCTGGACGCAAGATTCGGGAGCTGGTCTATAACACCTTCATCCTCGAGGACCATGCCCTGCATGTGTTTGTTCTGGGTGGGCCCGACTTCATCGTCGGCCCCGAGGCCCCGGCGGCCGAACGCAACATCGTGGGCGTCATCGGCAAGGTTGGCCTAGAAGCCGGCAAGAAGGTCATCAGCAGCCGCCGGCGCCTGCGCGAGTTGATCGCCTACTTCGGGGGCAAAGTCGTCCATCCAGTGCTCGGTCTGCCGGGCGGCGTCAGCAAGGGGCTCAAAGTCGAGGACCTGCCCATGTTCAAGCAGCTCGCCCAGGACGCCCTCGAATTCGCCCTCTGGACACTGGACGTGTTCAAGAAGATTGTCCTCGCCAATCCGGACTACGTGCAGCTCATTACCTCCGACGCTTACACCCACAAGACCTGCTACATGGGGATGGTGGACGACCAAAACAAGGTCAACTTCTACGACGGCAAACTCCGCGTCGTGGACTGCACCGGCAAGGAAGTCTGCAAATTCACGGCCCAGCAGTATCTCGATTATGTGGCGGAGCACGTCGAGCCGTGGAGCTACATGAAGTTCACCTACCTCAAGCCACGCGGTTGGAAGGGTTTTGTGGAAGGCCCCGACACCAGCATCTACTCCGTGGCTCCGCTGGCGCGCCTGAATGCCGCCGACGGCATGGCCACGCCCAAGGCCCAGGCCGCCTACGAGGAATTCTACCAGACCCTGGGCGGCAAACCCGTGCATCACACCCTGGCCAACCACTGGGCCCGCGTCATTGAAATGGTTTATGCCGCCGAGCGCATGCAACAGCTTGTCAACGATCCCGAGATCACCAGTCCCGAGGTCCGGCGCGTTCCGACCTCCGTGCCGAAAGTCGGCATGGGAGTGATCGAAGCCCCGCGGGGCACGCTCTTCCATCATTACGAGACCGACGAGAAAGGCCTCATCCGCAAGGCCAATCTGGTAGTGGCCACCGGCAACAACGCCGCCCGCATCGCCATGAGCGTTGACCGCGCCGCCAAGGGCCTCATCAAGGGTGGCAAGGTCAGCGAGGGGCTGCTCAACAAGGTCGAGATGGCTTTCCGGGCTTACGACCCATGTTTGGGCTGCGCCACGCACTCGCTCCCGGGCCATCTGCCGCTGCGCGTCAACATCTACGACCCCCAGCGCAATCTGGTGCAACAGCTTGTGCAGGAATGAGACGCCCTTCTGGTTTCCAGGTTCGGGCTTCGGTCGAACCCCGGATTCCAGACCGCGGCTTTGAGATATGAGCCTCTCGGCGCTCGAGACTACCACCGGACTGGACGCTCCGCGATCCCCGGACGCACAGGTTCTCCTCCTTGGCTTGGGCAATGACATCCTCACCGACGATGCCGTCGGCCTGTTGGTTGTGCGCCAACTCCAGGGTGCGTTGGCCGACTGTCCGGCGATTGATGTCCGCGAGACAAAAGAGATGGGCCTGGCTCTGCTCGACTTCATTGCCGGCTACTCCGTTGTGGTCATTGTGGATTCCATCCAGACTGGCAAGGCGCCTCCGGCTACGGTGCATGAACTGGATGCGGGCGCGTTGCGGCAACTGACCGGGCGCACTCCGCACTTTCTGGGCGTGAGTGAAACCCTGGCGCTGGGCCGGCACTTGGGACTGGCAATGCCGGCGCAGGTCAGAATCTTCGCTATTGAGGTGGAGGATCCGTTTACCCTGGGCACCTCCCTGACCCCTGTCCTTCAGGCTGCCCTGCCCCGCATTGCCGAGCGCATCGCAGCGGCAGTGCGGTCGCTGGTATAACCGGCGGCGATGGGGACTTCGATTCCCCACAACGCCCTGTCGCCCTGGCCACGCCCCGTTTGCCCATCTCAGTAGCCGCGGCGCGAACCGCGCTGGTTCCGCCTGCCCTCCTGTGGTGGTCCTGACCTCAACCCACAAGCCAGTCTCACCGTATCCACACCGTATCCACACCGTATCCACACCGTGGATACAGCCTTGACATCGCTGCAGTTCCTGGGCGTAACCTGCTGTCGTTACAGCACTTATGCTTAGAACACCCCGCCCGGAAGGGCCAGGAACCGCCTTTGCTGTAAGTTCCGCAATTACGGAGCATTACACAAGCCCGGCCTCAACGACCACTCTTGCAGCAGTCGAAGACAGCCCGTGACCTGTCGTCCACCTTTCCACGGCCAACCCAGTTAACCCAACCGTCACGCAGCGCGGTCGGCCAACGCCGATTTGAGCCAGTGGAAAAACTCAACAGGTGCGGTATTTTGCCTTAGAAACAATCGAATGGCAGTCAAGGGTCAATCAATCAAGCGCAAGACGATAGCCGTCATCATGCTGACGAACATGGTGGTGCTGCTGCTTACGGCTGCGGCATTTGCCGTTTTCGATCTGGTGAGCTACCGGAAGAACCTGACCCGCGGCCTGTCGGCGACAGCGGCTGTCATTGCGGATCACAGTGTCCCGGCGCTCGTGTCCGGGGATGAGAAAGATGCGCGTTCGACACTGGCCTCGCTGCGGGCCGACCCGCGCATCGCGGTGGCCGCGCTCTATGACCGTCAGGGCAAGCTGTTTGCGTGGTATCCAATCCAGACGTCTCCCAACGCGCTTCCGCCGGCGCCGGCAACCGGTGGCCGCTGGTTTGACAGCGGACGATTGGTGCTCTTCATGCCGGTAGCGGAGGACGGTGTGCCGCAAGGGATGCTCTACTTGCATTCCAGCAGTCATCCGTTGCATTTGCGGTTGCGCGTTTACAGTGGGATAGCCGTGTTGGTTCTGCTTGGCTCGGCGCTGGCCGCGCTAGCCCTCTCCCATACCCTGCAGCGGCGGATCACTGATCCCATCCTGGCGCTGGCGGAGGTGGCGAATGGTGTTTCCAAACGCGGCGATTACTCCATTCGCGCCCAGATAGTCAGCGGCGACGAAACGGGCCTGTTGACCGAAGCATTTAACGAGATGCTCGGGCGCATTGAAGCGCAGACGTCAACCCTGCGTCGGGACGAAGAGTTGCGATCCTTCCTGGCCGCCATCGTGAGCTCTTCGGACGATGCGATCGTTGGAAAAGACCTGGAAGGCAAAGTCGTTAGTTGGAATGCCGGAGCCGAGCGAATGTTCGGCTACACGGCGGCGGAAATGGTGGGGCAGCCGATTACGCGCCTCCTGTCCCCGGACCGGCCGGAGGAGGAGGCGCAGATTCTCGAGGTGGCCAAGCTGGGGTCAACCCGGCACTACGAAACTGTGCGCATTCGCAAAGACGGCCGGCCCCTTGAGCTGTCGCTCACTGTGTCGCCGATCAGGAATGCGCGCGGCGATATCGTCGGCATCTCTTCGATCGCGCACGACATTACCGAGCGGAAACGCGCGGAGCGGGAGATCCGAGAAAGCCGGGCGCGCTTCTCGGGCATCATCGGCTCGGCGATGGACGCCATTATCAGTGTGGATGCCCGGCAGAACATTACGGTTTTCAACGAGGCGGCGGAGAAGATGTTCCGCTGCCCGGCCGCCGAAGCTCTCGGGCAGCCGCTCGATCGGTTCATTCCGGCGCGATATCGCGAGGCGCACCGCTGCCATGTGGCGGAATTTGGACACACGGGACTCACCAGCCGGGCCATGGGACATTTGCGGCCGCTCTCCGGCTTGCGCGCCGACGGCGAGGAATTCCCCATTGAAGCTTCGATCTCGCACATAGAAGTGGGCGGACAACAGACTTATACGGTCATCTTGCGAGACATCACCGAACGCCAGCGGGCGGAAGCGCAGATTCGACAGTTGAACGCGGAACTGGAGCAGCGCGTCACGGAGCGCACCGCGGAGCTGACCGCGGCCAACAAAGAGCTGGAGTCATTCACCTACTCGGTGGCCCACGACCTGCGCGCGCCGTTGCGGCACATTGACGCCTTTTCGAAGATTCTGCACGAGGAAGTCGCGGCCGAGCTGCGGCCTGACGCCCTGCATTACCTGGAGAACATCCGCAAAAGCACCAGGAAGATGAGCTTGCTGCTGGAGGATCTGCTCAACCTGGCGCGCGTCAGCCGCCAGGAATTGCGACGGCAATCCATACCACTGGGCAGCCTTGTGGAGGAGGTGCTGGCGGACCTGAAGCACGAGACCGCCGACCGCACGCTGGAATGGCGCGTCGAGCCTCTGCCCGTCGTGGAGTGCGACCGCGGCCTGATGAAGCAGGTCTTTGCCAATCTCCTCTCCAACGCCGTGAAATACACCCGGCCCCGCCCGGTCGCCGTGATCGAGATCGGCTGCCGCAAGACCAACGGCAATACCGCGGTCTTCGTGCGCGACAACGGCGTCGGGTTCAGCATGAAATACGCCGATAAGCTGTTCGGCGTGTTCCAGCGATTTCATCGGGCCGAGGAGTTCGAGGGCACCGGCGTCGGGCTGGCCACCGTGGACCGCATCGTGCGCAAACACGGAGGGCACATCTGGGCCGAGGCAGTCGTTGATCGGGGGGCCACCTTCTATTTCACAGTCGCCGGTTTGGGGCCCGCGGCGCAGGCGGAAGAACAACAAATGGCGATATGAACACTAAAGAAGTGGAACTGCTCCTCGTGGAGGACGATCCCAATGACGTGGAGCTGACACTCATCGCTTTGCGGAAGCACAAGCTGGCCAACAAGATTCACGTGGTGCGTGACGGGGAGGAAGCCCTGGATTTCCTCTTCTGCCGCGGGACCTACCAGCAGCGCAGCATCAACGGCCCCCCAAAGGTCATCCTGCTTGATTTAAAGTTGCCCAAGGTAAGCGGCCTGGAGGTGCTCAAGGCCATCAAGGAAGACCCGCGCACGCGGCCGGTGCCGGTGGTGGTGATGACTTCGTCCCGCGAGCAGCAAGACATGGTCGAAGGCTACCGGTTGGGCGTTAACAGCTACATCCAGAAGCCAATAGACTTTGACCAGTTCCAAACCATCATCCGGGACCTCGGCTACTACTGGCTGGTCGTCAACCGTTGCCCCCCGCCCGAGGCGTTTCCGGAATAGGCAGCCGTTAGGGCCTCCGCCCTGCCAGTTCACCACATGCTTGCAGCAGCGCTTCGGCCATCGCCTGGGCGCTGAACCGGTCAAAAACCGCCCGCCGGCCAGCCTCGCCCAGCGCACGGGCCTGAGCGGGCTCCACGAGCAACCGCTCGATCGCCTCCGCCAACGCCTGCGGGTCGCCGGGCGCGCAGAGGACTCCTCCGCGCGTTGCCTCAACCAGCTCGGGGAAGGCCGCGGTGCGGGGCTGCACGACCGGCACGCCCGCCGCCAGTGCTTCGATGACATAGAGGCCATACGCTTCTCCACAGCGCGCGGGAACCGAGAAAACGGAAAGTGAGCGCAGGAACTTGAGTTTGCCCGCCCGGTCAGGATTGGGATGAAACTCTGCCTCGGCGAGCAAGCCGTTTGCCCCCAGCCGTTCGCGCTGCGAATTGACAAACGGTGTGTCCGCCGGCCCGCAGCTGCCACCCACCCGCAGCTTGAGCTGGCCCGCCCGGCCACGCTGGCGCAAACGGATGTAGGCCTCGACCAGCGTGTCGAGCCCCTTCTCCGGACACATCCGGGCAAAGAACCCTACGGCAGGCGCGCCTGCCTGCTCGCCTGCCGCCTCGTACCCATCCAGGTTGATTCCATTGTGGATCACCCGCACCTTTGCCGGGGCCAGGCCGAGCCGCTCGGTCATTAGCCGGCCAAAGTAACTGCTCGGCGCGATGAGCAGGTCCACCTCCGCCGCCCGTTCGGCCAGCGTGCGCCAGCAGGTTGCGCGAAGCGGTTCAGGCAAGGCGTCCAGGAACGAGTCCTCCCCCTGTAAGGAGCAGGCAACCGGAACCCGCAACTCGGACTTGAGTCGGCGAGCCATGCCAAGCAGCAGGGCGTTGGAAAGGCAGAGCACGTCCGGTGGTGGCTGGGTTTTGAGCCACGCAACAAGCTCCTCCAGTTCGCGCCCCTGGTGTCCTTCCTCACCACGCAGCATGGAAAGGGTTAACTCGCCCAGGTCGGCCGCACGGGTCTTGGCCGCCCTGCCCGCCGCCCACTTCAGCAGGTGGGGCGAGGCCAGCAGATCATGCAGCCAGCCGGGCGCGCCCCGGAAGAGCGCGGACTTCTGTTCCAGATAGACGCTCAGCCCGCCAAAGAAAAGCGGCGTGCCTGTGCTTTGGTTTGTCTCATCCAGCGTCAGCGGCAGGTAAAGCGGCACCATGGTGACCTGGTGGCCCAGCTTGCGCAGCGCAGCTACCAGCGCGTTGTCGCGCAGGCACCCGCCGCAATACATGGCGCCCGCGCCGGGAGTTAGCTGCACCAGATTCACTTCACGCCAAAGCAATAAACACTGCCATCATTCCCCCCAACCACTATCCTGCCCCGCGCAACTGCCGGCGAACTCTCGATTGGCTGCCCGATCTCGTAGGACCAAATCTCCTTGCCGTGGTCCAGTGACACCACATACAACCGCCCGTCGTCGGAGCCCACGACCACCCTGTTCCCGCACACCGCCGGCGAACTGTCCACCTCGCCGCGCGTGGCGAAGCTCCAGACCGCTTTCCCATCGGCGCGCTTGACACAGTGCA
Above is a genomic segment from Candidatus Paceibacterota bacterium containing:
- a CDS encoding Ni/Fe hydrogenase subunit alpha; translated protein: MNPATQQAFNQGNLRANAAYQSARRNVTINPITRLEGHGKIDIFLDDKGDVERAYLQVPELRGFEVFSIGRPAEDMPQITSRICGVCPTAHHMAAAKTLDNLYQVEPTSAGRKIRELVYNTFILEDHALHVFVLGGPDFIVGPEAPAAERNIVGVIGKVGLEAGKKVISSRRRLRELIAYFGGKVVHPVLGLPGGVSKGLKVEDLPMFKQLAQDALEFALWTLDVFKKIVLANPDYVQLITSDAYTHKTCYMGMVDDQNKVNFYDGKLRVVDCTGKEVCKFTAQQYLDYVAEHVEPWSYMKFTYLKPRGWKGFVEGPDTSIYSVAPLARLNAADGMATPKAQAAYEEFYQTLGGKPVHHTLANHWARVIEMVYAAERMQQLVNDPEITSPEVRRVPTSVPKVGMGVIEAPRGTLFHHYETDEKGLIRKANLVVATGNNAARIAMSVDRAAKGLIKGGKVSEGLLNKVEMAFRAYDPCLGCATHSLPGHLPLRVNIYDPQRNLVQQLVQE
- a CDS encoding oxidoreductase; this encodes MPKPKVAFYWCASCGGCEETVVDLAEDILGVVEKVDIVLWPVAMDFKYKDIEAMPDKSITATLLNGAIRSTEQEEMSLLLRRKSQFLIAYGSCAVSGGIPGLANQFSREQMLKFNYEDAPTLASGGDKTRPQLSFTEAGREVTLPALHHVVRSLDQVVEVDYYVPGCPPTPNITRTAITALLEGKLPPKGSVIAPDIALCDECPRKKSKPENISFTEFKRPHQLLADPDLCFLAQGVVCMGPATRSGCGSQCTIGNMPCTGCFGPTSRVRDQGLKIMSSLCANVAPREEAEINQVLEGIPDPLGTFYRYGFAKSMLRRKVTLPANGK
- a CDS encoding hydrogenase maturation protease, whose protein sequence is MSLSALETTTGLDAPRSPDAQVLLLGLGNDILTDDAVGLLVVRQLQGALADCPAIDVRETKEMGLALLDFIAGYSVVVIVDSIQTGKAPPATVHELDAGALRQLTGRTPHFLGVSETLALGRHLGLAMPAQVRIFAIEVEDPFTLGTSLTPVLQAALPRIAERIAAAVRSLV
- a CDS encoding PAS domain S-box protein: MAVKGQSIKRKTIAVIMLTNMVVLLLTAAAFAVFDLVSYRKNLTRGLSATAAVIADHSVPALVSGDEKDARSTLASLRADPRIAVAALYDRQGKLFAWYPIQTSPNALPPAPATGGRWFDSGRLVLFMPVAEDGVPQGMLYLHSSSHPLHLRLRVYSGIAVLVLLGSALAALALSHTLQRRITDPILALAEVANGVSKRGDYSIRAQIVSGDETGLLTEAFNEMLGRIEAQTSTLRRDEELRSFLAAIVSSSDDAIVGKDLEGKVVSWNAGAERMFGYTAAEMVGQPITRLLSPDRPEEEAQILEVAKLGSTRHYETVRIRKDGRPLELSLTVSPIRNARGDIVGISSIAHDITERKRAEREIRESRARFSGIIGSAMDAIISVDARQNITVFNEAAEKMFRCPAAEALGQPLDRFIPARYREAHRCHVAEFGHTGLTSRAMGHLRPLSGLRADGEEFPIEASISHIEVGGQQTYTVILRDITERQRAEAQIRQLNAELEQRVTERTAELTAANKELESFTYSVAHDLRAPLRHIDAFSKILHEEVAAELRPDALHYLENIRKSTRKMSLLLEDLLNLARVSRQELRRQSIPLGSLVEEVLADLKHETADRTLEWRVEPLPVVECDRGLMKQVFANLLSNAVKYTRPRPVAVIEIGCRKTNGNTAVFVRDNGVGFSMKYADKLFGVFQRFHRAEEFEGTGVGLATVDRIVRKHGGHIWAEAVVDRGATFYFTVAGLGPAAQAEEQQMAI
- a CDS encoding response regulator, with the translated sequence MNTKEVELLLVEDDPNDVELTLIALRKHKLANKIHVVRDGEEALDFLFCRGTYQQRSINGPPKVILLDLKLPKVSGLEVLKAIKEDPRTRPVPVVVMTSSREQQDMVEGYRLGVNSYIQKPIDFDQFQTIIRDLGYYWLVVNRCPPPEAFPE